A genomic region of Arvicola amphibius chromosome X, mArvAmp1.2, whole genome shotgun sequence contains the following coding sequences:
- the LOC119804288 gene encoding pinin-like: protein MKFQGIRYPLLASLGTSYILNMDSSSSSSGSGSSSSGSGSSSSNSSSSSSDSSSSKNSVTKLPQKDTSHEGIMETAESWHCVAGLKTLKRAQERLLVKVQPNRSKRPQHFGDASTIGQLPRTTAVEWSHPDLRRQSVWAVVVPIKGNSVSVVGNNQNLTSNPAYCRKYGNCPEGKNIMLIFFFCFFPTLLLSCVVIDSDSDSLCEEKSSKICEISSEDESSDKSSSDESSNIKGSSDQKPQVIVIDDEDDSPSLKGSEQKKDVASDECQMPVLEKEIDCIALGATSPDDVCEIGAPGKSSKQPPLEPEPGPEPGPEPGPEPEPGPEPEPEPGPELEPERDPEPGPELGPEAGPEPGPEAGPEAGPEQEPEQEPEQEPEQEPEQEPEQEPEQELEQELELEPMPELEPELQQNVTAQESKERKAAALLAQQRRKKRRNRFICMAPPKSHRKRRQVVSQDVPSLPSASAEPSPDDPTSSDQPAKCMPLKKRRGKRARTHE from the exons ATGAAATTCCAG gggatccgataccCTCTTTTGGCATCCTTGggtaccag TTATATTCTTAACATGGAttcaagcagcagcagcagtggcagtggcagcagcagcagtggcagtggcagcagcagcagcaacagtagcagcagcagcagtgacagcagcagcagcaaaaatt CTGTGACTAAATTGCCACAGAAAGACACCAG tcATGAAGGTATCATGGAGACTGCTGAGAgttggcactgtgtggcagggctgAAGAccctgaagagagcccaggagaggctattggtgaaagtACAGCCCAATCGCAGCAAGAGAcctcagcattttggagatgccagtaccatagGACAACTACCAAGAACAacagcagtggagtggagtcATCCTGATCTTAGGAGACAATCTGTGTGGGCTGTAGTGG TTCCAATAAAGGGGAACAGCGTTAGTGTAGTAGGAAACAACCAAAACTTAACAAGTAATCCTGCTTATTGTAGAAAATATGGGAACTGCCCAGAAGGGAAGAATATTAtgctgatatttttcttttgttttttccccaccttattacttagctgtGTGGTGATTGACTCAGACTCTGACTCTCTCTGTGAGGAGAAGAGCTCTAAGATCTGTGAGATAAGCAGTGAAG ATGAGTCTTCTGACAAGTCTTCTTCTGATGAGTCTTCTAACATTAAGGGCTCCAGCGATCAGAAGCCTCAAGTAATTGTTATCGATGATGAAGATGACAGTCCCAGTTTAAAGGGTTCTGAGCAGAAAAAAGATGTTGCTAGTGATGAGTGCCAAATGCCTGTTCTTGAGAAAGAAATTGATTGTATTGCTCTTGGGGCTACTTCACCTGATGATGTTTGTGAAATAGGGGCCCCTGGAAAAAGTTCCAAACAACCACCACTGGAACCCGAACCCGGGCCCGAACCCGGGCCCGAACCCGGGCCTGAGCCTGAACCCGGGCCCGAACCCGAGCCTGAACCCGGGCCGGAGCTCGAGCCAGAGCGGGATCCTGAGCCCGGGCCCGAATTGGGGCCCGAGGCTGGGCCCGAGCCGGGGCCTGAGGCTGGGCCCGAGGCTGGGCCCGAGCAGGAGCCAGAGCAGGAGCCAGAGCAGGAGCCAGAGCAGGAGCCAGAGCAGGAGCCAGAGCAggagccagagcaggagctagAGCAGGAGCTTGAGCTTGAGCCCATGCCCGAACTTGAGCCAGAGCTCCAGCAAAATGTTACAGCCCAAGAGTCTAAGGAGAGAAAGGCTGCTGCTCTGCTGGCacaacaaaggagaaagaagagaaggaacagaTTTATATGCATGGCACCCCCTAAATCACATAGGAAACGGCGTCAGGTAGTCTCACAGGATGtgcccagcctgccaagtgcctCTGCAGAGCCTAGTCCTGATGATCCCACATCATCAGACCAACCTGCCAAATGCATGCCATTGAAGAAGCGTAGAGGCAAAAGGGCACGTACCCACGAGTAA